CGCGAAAATACTCGATGGGACCCCAATGTGAGAAGCCAAGGAAACCGTGCACCAGGACCAGCGTGGGAGGCACCATTACACATGCTCATCAAGAAATTGACCAGGACGGCGTGCTCTCGTGCAAAAATTGAAAAGTCACGCATCTACCACTTTAAGGCATTACATGTTGTTCATATTACACGATTTTTTAAATCATACGGAAATTATGCTGCGAACATTTCGGCTGCCTATATTCTGCCGCGCCTTGTTTTACCGCAGCCTCGGGAGCGAATAATTTTCCGCCAATGGGTAGAGATGTGGCTTAACCGGACTATAATTTAACCACTTGCCAATGGCTAAGCCAGTCGCTGATCGGCGATGACTCGAACGAAGTGAAGATAACTTGCAACATCGAAGGTAAGACCGCGCTTGTGACCGGCGCGAATAGGGGAATCGGCAAGGCGATTGTCGAGGCGTTCCTGCGTCGCGGTGTGGCGAAAATCTATGCGGCAGTACGCAATCCAGCTTCTGCTAACGCCCTCAGCGAGCGCTATGGGGAGAGGTTGACAGTTGTTCAATTTGATCTGTCTAAACCCGAAACGATCATGGCAGCAGCCCACAGGGCGAGGGATGTTGAAGTAGTGGTTAACAATGCTGCTGTTTTCAAGGCCCATACGCCATTTGACCCTGACGCTATAGATGCGATTGAGCTTGGCATGCAAATCAATGTATACGGGCTCATGCGGGTGGCTCAAGCTTTTGCGCCCATTCTCAAGAAAAATGGAGGAGGAGCATTCGTACAGATGAACTCAATCGCATCGTTGAAATGCGCTCCCGATTTTGCGACACACTCCGCGACCAAGGCGGCGAGCTACTCAATCACCCAGGCGCTACGTGAGTTGCTGAGTCAGCAGGGCACTGCGGTACTGAGCGTGCACCCTGGTCTCATTGCGACCGATATGAGCGGTGCCGCAGCCCTGCAGGGAATTGCCGAGCCTCCTTTGGTTGTCGCCGAAGGGATAATTGCTGCACTGGAATCGGGTATATTTCATCTTTTTCCGGACGCCATGGCCAAACGTATTGGCAGCGCGTATCAGAGTTTTGCCAGCAGTGTGATTGAAGCAGAGCTTGCAGAATATAAAAAAGCTCACTAAAACCATTACCTGGCATTGATTGAAAGAAAGCTCTTAGTTCATTCAGAACCCCCAACGTTAAACGGTTCGGATGAGCCTGTCGAATGGGGTCCTTGCCAATATCTCGGGAGCATCCATGATCCAGAATTCATTCAGCACGTTGAAAGAAATCCCTCTTTCGCCCGGCAAACACGCCAGATACTATTCCTTGCCTGCGCTCGAGGCGTCCGGGGTGGGGACAGTTTCACGGTTGCCAGTCTCCATTCGTATTGTGCTTGAATCGGTTTTGCGCAATTACGATGGGAAAAAAATTACTGAGGCTCATGTAAGACGGCTCGCAAACTGGCAGCCCAACGCGCCGCGGGTGGATGAGATTCCTTTTGTGGTGTCGCGCATCGTATTGCAAGACTTCACCGGCGTGCCGCTCCTTGTCGATCTCGCTGCGATGCGCAGCGTTGCAAAAAGAATGGAAAGGAATCCCAAGCTGATCGAGCCCCTTGTACCGGTTGACCTGGTCGTTGACCACTCGGTGCAGGTCGATTACTACGGTAATAGCGAGGCCCTTCGCCTTAATATGGAAATGGAATTTCGCCGCAACAGTGAGCGGTATCAGTTCATAAAATGGGGTATGCAGGCATTCGATACGTTCAAGGTCGTTCCGCCAGGTATCGGAATAGTGCACCAAGTCAATCTGGAGTACCTTGCGCGTGGGGTTTATCAGAAAGATGGCCTGGTGTACCCCGACACCCTGGTCGGAACAGACTCCCACACTACGATGATTAACGCGATCGGGGTGGTGGGGTGGGGAGTTGGCGGGATCGAGGCAGAAGCGGGGATGCTCGGTCAGCCGGTTTACTTTTTAACACCGGATGTTGTTGGTGTGAACCTCACCGGTAGACTGCGTAGTGGCGTCACGGCAACTGATCTGGTGCTCACCGTGACCGAAATGCTGCGAAAGTCCCATGTGGTGGGTACGTTTGTGGAGTTTTTCGGGGAAGGGACCGCCTCGCTCACCGTCCCGGATCGTGCCACCATCGCGAATATGGCGCCTGAGTATGGCGCCACCATGGGTTTCTTTCCCGTGGATGACCGTACTATCGAATATTTTCGGGGAACGGGGCGTGATGAAGACGAAATCGCCGCCTTTCAATCCTACTTCAAGGCTCAGGAATTGTACGGCATTCCTTTTAAGGGACAAATCGACTACTCGCGTGAACTGGAGCTTGATTTGGGCACGGTCTCGCCCTCACTGGCCGGTCCTAGGCGTCCACAGGACCGCATTGAACTCGCCGACGTCAAATCCAGGTTTATCGAGCTTTTCAGCAAGCCGGTTACACAAAGTGGCTATGGAAGAAACGTGACGGACCTAAACCAGCGCTATTCGGTGCGTGACTGTAATGAGAGTTCCGCAGCAAGTGAGTCTGTAGCCAGTAGCTTGAATCAGGATAAAGCGACGGTGAGGCCG
The window above is part of the Nitrosospira sp. Is2 genome. Proteins encoded here:
- a CDS encoding SDR family oxidoreductase, which translates into the protein MKITCNIEGKTALVTGANRGIGKAIVEAFLRRGVAKIYAAVRNPASANALSERYGERLTVVQFDLSKPETIMAAAHRARDVEVVVNNAAVFKAHTPFDPDAIDAIELGMQINVYGLMRVAQAFAPILKKNGGGAFVQMNSIASLKCAPDFATHSATKAASYSITQALRELLSQQGTAVLSVHPGLIATDMSGAAALQGIAEPPLVVAEGIIAALESGIFHLFPDAMAKRIGSAYQSFASSVIEAELAEYKKAH